The genome window ATTGCGCCCGCTGCCGGCAAGTCCACGATACACGTCAGCAACCCCACGCCATTCCATGTGTCGATGACCAACATCACCATCGGATCGGGGAAGAGCACGCCGTCCACCATGATTGCGCCGGGCGAAACCATTCGTCTTCCGGTTGAAGGGGCGAGCTCGAATGTGACGTTCTCCAACATCAATGATTTCGGCGGCGCAGACCGCTATGAAGTTCAACTTTCTGCAACCAACACCGTGACCGCCAAGGCGGTAGTCAAGTAGTTCCCGTTGGCGTGCGGGCTCGGCCCCGCCGCGCATTTTTGAATCTCAAGGTTTACGCGAAGCTGGCAAATCTGTGCCGGTTGGCCGCGTGTGGCCTGAATTTTCGTGATGAACTTTTCATGAACCAAGCAAAGCGATATTTTTGCCGCCGTGCGGCCGCGCTGGGCGCCCTGACGGTGAGCCTGCCGTTTGGCGTGCAGGCGGCCGCCGACAGCGCAAAAATAGCGCTTGATGAGAAGGTGGCCATGGCTACGCCGCAATACAACGTGGCCTTCATGAATGGCTTGCGCGCGCCAGTGGACGTCAAGTCGCTGCTGTCGGGCAGTGATGTGCTGCCCGGCACGTACCGGGTCGACGTTTACTTAAATACGACGTTCGCCGGCCGCCGTGATGTGACCTTCATGCAGGACGGCGCGGGCGATGAGGCTTGGCCCTGCTTTACGCTGGAGATGCTCAAGCAGTTGGGCGTGTCCACCGACAAGATCGAAGCTGACGGAAAGACGCTGCACCCCGTGCAATGTCATCGGCTGCCGGATGTTATTGCGGCGGCGTCAGCGACCTACGACGCGGCCAGCCTGCGTCTGAACATCAGCATCCCCCAGGCCTACTTGAGCGCCTCGCGGCGTGGCTACATCGACCCCTCGTTGTGGGAAGACGGCGTGCGCGTGGGTTTTGTGGATTACAGCTTCAGCACCTTAAAGAACTTCTCGTCCGCGAGCGGTTCGTCTTCGGCGCAGCAGACGAATGCAGGTTTGCGGATGGGCGTGAACGTGGGCCCCTGGCGCCTGCGGAACAATTCCTTCGTCACATCGGGCAGCGGGCGGGGCACCAATTTCAAGAGCCAGAACACGTATGTGCAGCGTGGCTTTAGCGGCATCAAAAGCCAAATGGCGCTGGGTGAGACGTACACGAACTCGCCGCTGTTTGACGGCGTGCGCTTCCTTGGCGCTACCCTGGCTTCTGATGAGGCCATGCGTCCGGACAGCGAACAGGGTTACGCGCCGGTCATTCGTGGCACGGCGGAATCCAATGCGACGATCGAGGTGCGCCAGAATGGCTACCTGATTTATACGACTTCCGTCGCCCCGGGCCCCTTCGAGATATCCGACCTGGCGCCGTCTGGCTCCAACGGCGATCTGGAGATCACCATCATCGAAGCCGATGGCCGCCGCCGCGTCACGCGGCAGGCGTTTTCCAGCCCGCCGTTGATGGTGCGCGAAGGGCGAGTCACCTTCGACGCCGCCATTGGCCAATATCGCAATACGTATAGCAAAAGCGAGCAACCGGTGTTCGCCAGCGGTTCAATGCTCTACGGCTTGACGAGCGACGTGACCTTGGCGGCGGGCGCGCAACTGTCTCGCGGCTACCAGGCGCTTTCGGCTGGGGCAGGAGTAAATACCCGCGTGGGCGCGGTGTCGGTGGACCTGACGCATGCTCGCAGTAATGCGGCGGGTGTTGGCGCATCAGAGGGCGCGTCAGAGGGCGCATCTGGGACGCGCATGAACCTGCGCTATGGAAAGCTCTTTGAAGCGACGGATACGAACGTGTCCGTGACCTACCAGCAAGCTTTGAATGATGGGTTCCGCACCCTTGCGGACCACGTGCAGGCCAGCAGCAGCGTAGACGAGCGCTATCGCTATTTCGGAGATACCGGCCACGTGAAGTCGCGCCTGGACGCCTATGTGTCGCAGAACCTGGGCGGTGGCGGGCGGTTCGGCAGTCTGTACTTGAGCGGTTCCCAAGCACGCTACTGGGATGACTCGCGCTCCGGCAATTTGACGGTGGGCTACAGCAATTCGATCGGCCCCGTCAGCTACAACCTGGGGTACACGCGTTCGAGCAACGTCAGCTCGCCAGTGAGCCGCCAGCGCTATTCCGACAATGTTGCCTCGCTATCGCTGTCGTTCCCGCTGGGCCGTGGCGCGCATGCGCCGCAGGCCTATACGACCATGAACCGGCAGGCGTCTGGCACCTCGGTGCAGGCAGGGGTCAGCGGCCGGCTGCCGACCGAACAGGACATCGCTTACTCGGTTGCGGGCGGACGTGGGCTGGACGGTAGCGCCAGCGGGTCGGCTGCGCTGAACGCCGTCACCTCGTTCGGCCGGGTCGGCGGCTCGTATAGTCAAGGCAGCCAATACCGCAGCGGCTCGTTATCGGCCAATGGTTCCCTGGTGGTCCACGGCGGCGGCGTCAACCTTGGCCAATCGCTGGGCGACACCTTCGTGCTGGCCAAGGTGGACCCGCCCGTCGCAGGCGTGGCTTTGTCGAGCTATTCGGGCGTGAAGACGGGGTCCAATGGTTACGCCATCGTGCCGTCGGCCACGCCCTTCCGTGGCAACTGGGTTCAGATCAATGCGCGGGAGATTGGCGCCGACATCGAGTTCGACAACGCAACACAGCAAGTCGTGCCGACGCGCGGCGCGGCGGTGCTGGCCACGTTCAAGGCCGATACGGGCCGACGTATTCAATTCGAGATCAACCAGCCCGACGGCCAGCCGGTGCCGTTTGGCGCCGTTGTGGACAGCGCCGAGGGCGCCCGCCTGGGGATCACCGATCCGCGCGGCCGCGCGCTCACGATGATCGCGGACGGCAAAGAGAGCGGTCATTTGACGGTGCGTTGGGAACAGCGGGTTTGCAACATCCCCTATCGCCTGCCTGTCAAGGTGGAGGGTGAAAACTATCAGCGTGTTGTGGTGACTTGCGCCCTCTCCGTGCCCACGCACAAGCAAGAGGACGCGCTTGCGGCGGAGCACGTCGGCTCGTATGCGCTCTAATCTAAACTCAAGGAATACAGATGGTCGCACTCAAAAAGATCGTCCGCGCTCGAATGTTCGCCGCTAGCGTCGCAG of Achromobacter seleniivolatilans contains these proteins:
- a CDS encoding fimbria/pilus outer membrane usher protein, with translation MNQAKRYFCRRAAALGALTVSLPFGVQAAADSAKIALDEKVAMATPQYNVAFMNGLRAPVDVKSLLSGSDVLPGTYRVDVYLNTTFAGRRDVTFMQDGAGDEAWPCFTLEMLKQLGVSTDKIEADGKTLHPVQCHRLPDVIAAASATYDAASLRLNISIPQAYLSASRRGYIDPSLWEDGVRVGFVDYSFSTLKNFSSASGSSSAQQTNAGLRMGVNVGPWRLRNNSFVTSGSGRGTNFKSQNTYVQRGFSGIKSQMALGETYTNSPLFDGVRFLGATLASDEAMRPDSEQGYAPVIRGTAESNATIEVRQNGYLIYTTSVAPGPFEISDLAPSGSNGDLEITIIEADGRRRVTRQAFSSPPLMVREGRVTFDAAIGQYRNTYSKSEQPVFASGSMLYGLTSDVTLAAGAQLSRGYQALSAGAGVNTRVGAVSVDLTHARSNAAGVGASEGASEGASGTRMNLRYGKLFEATDTNVSVTYQQALNDGFRTLADHVQASSSVDERYRYFGDTGHVKSRLDAYVSQNLGGGGRFGSLYLSGSQARYWDDSRSGNLTVGYSNSIGPVSYNLGYTRSSNVSSPVSRQRYSDNVASLSLSFPLGRGAHAPQAYTTMNRQASGTSVQAGVSGRLPTEQDIAYSVAGGRGLDGSASGSAALNAVTSFGRVGGSYSQGSQYRSGSLSANGSLVVHGGGVNLGQSLGDTFVLAKVDPPVAGVALSSYSGVKTGSNGYAIVPSATPFRGNWVQINAREIGADIEFDNATQQVVPTRGAAVLATFKADTGRRIQFEINQPDGQPVPFGAVVDSAEGARLGITDPRGRALTMIADGKESGHLTVRWEQRVCNIPYRLPVKVEGENYQRVVVTCALSVPTHKQEDALAAEHVGSYAL